In one Zobellia galactanivorans genomic region, the following are encoded:
- a CDS encoding acyl carrier protein — MTKELIIQKIDDFLIDEFEVEEEEIAADANLKDTLGLDSLDFVDLVVAVESNFGVKLVGEDFVNVTTLQNFYDLIERKLH, encoded by the coding sequence ATGACCAAAGAACTTATAATACAAAAAATAGATGATTTCCTAATCGACGAGTTTGAAGTCGAGGAAGAGGAAATCGCTGCCGACGCCAACCTTAAAGACACCCTAGGTCTAGACAGCTTAGACTTTGTTGACCTTGTAGTAGCCGTTGAGAGTAATTTTGGTGTAAAATTAGTAGGTGAAGACTTTGTAAATGTCACCACCCTACAAAACTTTTACGACCTGATAGAGCGCAAACTTCACTGA
- a CDS encoding beta-ketoacyl-[acyl-carrier-protein] synthase family protein: MKRVVITGMGIYSCIGKNLDEVKTSLFEGKSGISIDEERLSFGYRSPLTGKVEEPNLKKLLSRRQRLSLGEEGQYAYMATIEALKNAQIEDHFFDENEVGVIYGNDSTARSVVESTDILREKKDTTLVGSGAIFKAMNSTITMNLSTIFRLRGVNFTISAACASGSHAIGMGYHLIKSGLQDCIITGGAQEINKLAMGSFDGLGVFATREGDPTKASRPFDQARNGLVPSGGGATLILESYESAVKRGAPILGEIIGYGFSSNGGHISTPNVDGPSRAMRNALQDAGLEASAIDYVNAHATSTPVGDANEAKAIYEVFGEHNPPISSTKSMTGHECWMAGASEVIYGMIMMQNSFVAPNINLDNIDEDAAKLNIVKETLNKKIDVFLSNSFGFGGTNSALILKKC, encoded by the coding sequence ATGAAAAGAGTCGTAATCACGGGTATGGGTATTTATTCTTGCATTGGCAAGAATCTTGACGAGGTAAAGACCTCCCTGTTCGAGGGAAAGTCGGGCATCTCTATAGATGAAGAACGCCTTAGCTTTGGATACCGTTCCCCTCTTACCGGCAAGGTAGAAGAACCCAACCTAAAGAAACTACTGTCGAGAAGACAGCGCCTTAGTCTCGGGGAAGAAGGCCAATACGCCTACATGGCGACCATTGAAGCCCTAAAAAATGCCCAAATAGAAGATCATTTTTTTGACGAAAATGAAGTTGGTGTTATTTACGGCAATGATAGCACCGCAAGATCGGTAGTAGAATCTACCGATATTTTACGCGAAAAGAAAGACACTACCTTGGTAGGTTCAGGGGCTATTTTCAAAGCCATGAACTCTACCATTACCATGAACCTGTCTACCATATTCAGGCTAAGGGGCGTCAACTTTACCATTAGTGCCGCCTGTGCCAGTGGATCTCATGCCATCGGCATGGGCTACCACCTTATCAAAAGTGGTTTACAAGACTGTATCATTACGGGCGGGGCCCAAGAAATAAACAAATTGGCCATGGGCAGTTTTGACGGACTCGGGGTTTTTGCCACACGCGAAGGCGACCCGACAAAAGCCTCAAGACCTTTCGACCAGGCCAGGAACGGATTGGTACCCAGTGGCGGGGGAGCGACCCTAATCTTGGAAAGTTACGAGTCGGCCGTTAAAAGGGGCGCACCCATTTTAGGCGAAATCATCGGCTATGGTTTTTCATCGAACGGAGGACATATATCGACACCAAACGTTGACGGCCCCTCGCGGGCCATGCGCAATGCCTTGCAAGATGCAGGTCTTGAAGCCTCTGCCATAGATTACGTAAACGCCCATGCCACATCAACACCGGTAGGTGACGCAAACGAGGCAAAAGCCATATACGAAGTCTTCGGCGAACACAATCCGCCCATAAGCTCAACAAAATCGATGACCGGCCATGAGTGCTGGATGGCAGGTGCAAGTGAAGTCATTTACGGAATGATCATGATGCAAAATTCTTTTGTCGCCCCCAACATCAATCTTGACAACATTGATGAAGATGCGGCGAAATTAAACATAGTTAAGGAAACGTTAAATAAAAAAATTGACGTATTTTTGTCAAATTCATTCGGGTTTGGTGGTACAAACTCCGCTTTGATATTAAAAAAATGCTAG
- the fabG gene encoding 3-oxoacyl-ACP reductase FabG: MKEKKAEKQKYALVTGGSRGIGRAVCIQLAKDLDYQILINYNSNKAAAEETLKLVEEAGGKGELLPFSVTDAEAVKSALDNWHQTHENDIIEVIVNNAGITQDGMFMWMKYEDWSKVIDTSLNGFFNVTNHLIQKLLVNKYGRVINMVSVSGLKGTPGQTNYSAAKGAVIGATKALAQEIAKRNVTVNAVAPGFIRTDMTNDLDEKELKRMIPANRFGEAEEVAHVVSFLASKKSGYITGEVININGGIYS; this comes from the coding sequence ATGAAAGAAAAGAAAGCGGAAAAACAAAAATACGCACTGGTAACCGGTGGCTCTAGGGGAATAGGACGGGCAGTTTGCATTCAACTGGCCAAAGACCTCGATTACCAAATTCTTATCAACTACAACAGCAATAAGGCAGCTGCCGAAGAAACCCTTAAGCTTGTAGAGGAAGCGGGGGGAAAGGGTGAATTGCTACCATTTAGCGTAACCGACGCAGAAGCGGTCAAATCGGCTTTGGACAATTGGCACCAAACCCACGAAAACGATATCATTGAGGTCATCGTGAACAATGCAGGAATCACGCAGGACGGTATGTTCATGTGGATGAAATACGAAGACTGGTCCAAGGTCATAGACACTAGCCTGAACGGTTTTTTCAATGTAACCAACCACCTCATTCAAAAGCTTTTGGTCAACAAATACGGCCGCGTCATCAACATGGTTTCCGTATCCGGCCTCAAGGGCACCCCCGGACAGACCAACTATTCCGCGGCCAAAGGCGCGGTCATAGGGGCCACCAAGGCATTGGCACAAGAAATCGCAAAAAGAAACGTTACTGTAAATGCCGTTGCACCAGGTTTCATACGAACCGACATGACGAACGACCTTGACGAAAAGGAATTAAAACGGATGATACCCGCGAACAGGTTCGGAGAAGCCGAAGAAGTAGCACACGTAGTTTCTTTTCTCGCTTCAAAAAAATCGGGTTATATTACAGGTGAGGTCATCAATATAAACGGCGGTATATATTCATAA
- a CDS encoding WG repeat-containing protein, which translates to MKTLAFLLVLLINSSTLLAQEYALVRENGKFGFIDKTGAYVIEPQFDKADSFSDGRAAALQDDKWGYIDISGKFVIQPEYDRVKMFNSGLALVLKDDQWRYIDTSGKELKTPASEKYYDFEEGVALFRSGEKIGLLGTDGQLILEPTYDAIKKFRNGHAKVSKGELWGMINTSGKVVIPVEYEEIGNTYKEAGVYGKKDGTFGIIHNGSFNPIDNADKVYNFHGDSKLTYASRTKKTGFVNSKGEWVLEPKYDKARAFSLGLAPVAIGKKWGYINEKGEMVIEPQFRDAEVFSTNGFAPVKDKAWGFINTSGKVIIPMEYGISGNFAFLKGSEEKGFVNGLARVKSKKGWGYFNEQGQLLGDKWFQNAEPFVSVK; encoded by the coding sequence ATGAAAACATTAGCATTTTTATTGGTACTCCTTATCAACTCATCGACTCTTCTTGCACAAGAGTATGCCTTGGTCAGGGAAAATGGAAAATTCGGTTTCATCGACAAAACGGGAGCATACGTAATCGAACCTCAATTTGATAAAGCGGATAGCTTTTCCGATGGACGTGCCGCAGCACTTCAAGACGACAAATGGGGCTACATAGACATTTCGGGAAAATTTGTGATCCAACCTGAATACGACAGGGTAAAAATGTTCAATTCAGGACTTGCCTTGGTACTGAAAGATGACCAATGGCGTTACATCGACACCTCGGGCAAAGAATTAAAAACCCCTGCCAGCGAAAAGTATTACGATTTTGAAGAAGGAGTCGCCCTTTTTCGTTCAGGAGAAAAAATAGGTCTCTTAGGCACTGACGGCCAACTCATTCTAGAGCCTACTTACGACGCCATAAAGAAATTCAGGAATGGCCACGCCAAAGTGAGCAAGGGCGAACTTTGGGGCATGATAAACACTTCGGGGAAAGTGGTCATACCCGTAGAATACGAAGAAATAGGAAACACATATAAGGAAGCCGGTGTTTACGGAAAAAAAGATGGCACCTTTGGCATCATCCACAACGGAAGCTTTAACCCTATCGACAACGCCGACAAGGTCTACAACTTTCATGGAGATTCTAAACTCACTTACGCCTCCCGCACCAAAAAAACGGGTTTTGTAAATAGCAAAGGAGAATGGGTATTAGAACCAAAATACGATAAGGCCAGGGCCTTCTCCCTCGGTTTGGCCCCTGTTGCCATCGGCAAAAAATGGGGATACATCAACGAAAAGGGCGAAATGGTCATTGAGCCCCAATTCCGCGATGCCGAAGTATTTTCAACAAACGGTTTTGCTCCCGTAAAGGACAAGGCCTGGGGGTTTATCAACACCTCTGGCAAGGTCATCATTCCTATGGAATACGGTATTTCAGGGAATTTTGCCTTTCTAAAAGGATCTGAAGAAAAAGGTTTTGTCAATGGCCTGGCCCGGGTAAAATCAAAAAAAGGCTGGGGATATTTTAACGAACAGGGGCAATTATTGGGCGACAAATGGTTTCAGAACGCCGAACCCTTTGTATCCGTCAAATAA
- a CDS encoding HAL/PAL/TAL family ammonia-lyase has product MTKIKGTLGIEEFYRTIFKNEPISIDEKVIKTVKDSFDFLKEFSKNKVIYGVNTGFGPMAQYKIKDSETIQLQYNLIRSHASGTGNPIPPKYVKAAMLARLNTLSLGNSGVHPSVLEVMTTLINQDITPLIYEHGGVGASGDLVQLAHLALVLIGEGEVFYKGVKRPTEEVFKELNITPIKVELREGLGLINGTSVMTGIGIVNTIYTRRLLEWAICCSSAINEIVQAYDDHLSEDLNHTKRHKGQREIARAMRSHLKDSTLTRKREHHLYVDNNGVSVFEEKVQEYYSLRCVPQILGPVLDTLNNVESVLIEEVNSANDNPIVNVEKKHVYHGGNFHGDYISLEMDKLKLVVTKMSMLAERQLNYLLNSKLNDILPPFVNLGTLGLNFGMQGVQFTATSTTAENQMLSNPMYVHSIPNNNDNQDIVSMGTNAANTTKKVIENAFEVLAIEMITVVQAIEYLDLKDKVSSKTRMMYDAVRKIVPPFKEDIVMYPYVNQVKNYIINHQNKEVK; this is encoded by the coding sequence ATGACGAAAATAAAAGGAACGTTGGGAATTGAAGAATTCTACAGAACCATCTTTAAAAACGAGCCAATATCAATAGACGAAAAAGTCATCAAGACCGTAAAAGACAGTTTTGATTTCCTAAAAGAGTTTTCAAAGAACAAAGTAATCTATGGGGTGAACACCGGTTTCGGGCCCATGGCCCAGTACAAAATAAAGGATTCTGAAACCATTCAGCTGCAATACAACCTGATCCGAAGTCACGCTTCCGGCACGGGCAATCCGATACCCCCAAAATACGTAAAAGCGGCAATGCTGGCCCGATTGAATACCTTAAGCCTAGGAAATTCAGGCGTACACCCTTCGGTATTGGAGGTTATGACCACTTTGATCAATCAAGACATCACTCCACTCATATACGAACATGGAGGCGTGGGCGCCAGTGGCGACCTTGTTCAATTGGCCCATTTGGCCCTGGTTCTTATCGGTGAGGGCGAAGTTTTCTACAAAGGGGTCAAAAGACCGACCGAAGAAGTTTTCAAAGAACTCAACATCACCCCGATAAAGGTAGAACTAAGGGAAGGTCTTGGCCTAATCAACGGAACCTCGGTAATGACAGGCATCGGAATCGTCAATACCATTTATACGCGAAGATTGCTGGAGTGGGCCATATGCTGCTCTTCCGCCATCAACGAAATCGTTCAGGCCTATGACGACCACCTATCGGAAGACCTGAACCACACCAAAAGACATAAAGGCCAGCGCGAGATTGCACGTGCTATGCGAAGCCACCTAAAAGACAGTACCCTTACACGAAAAAGGGAACACCACTTATACGTAGACAACAATGGGGTATCCGTTTTTGAGGAAAAAGTACAGGAGTATTACTCCCTACGTTGCGTACCCCAAATTTTAGGGCCCGTACTAGACACACTCAACAATGTTGAAAGCGTACTTATAGAGGAGGTCAATTCAGCCAATGACAACCCCATCGTCAATGTAGAGAAAAAACACGTCTACCATGGCGGCAATTTTCACGGCGACTATATCTCCTTGGAAATGGACAAACTCAAACTGGTAGTCACCAAAATGAGCATGTTGGCCGAAAGACAACTTAACTATCTCTTAAACTCAAAACTCAACGATATTCTGCCTCCTTTCGTAAATTTAGGCACCTTGGGACTCAACTTCGGCATGCAAGGGGTACAGTTCACCGCCACCTCGACCACTGCCGAAAACCAAATGCTGTCAAACCCCATGTACGTTCATAGTATACCGAACAACAACGACAACCAAGACATTGTCAGCATGGGCACCAATGCGGCCAATACCACCAAAAAGGTTATCGAAAATGCTTTTGAGGTACTTGCCATAGAAATGATCACGGTCGTACAGGCCATAGAATACCTTGACCTTAAAGACAAGGTTTCGTCCAAGACAAGAATGATGTACGATGCAGTTCGTAAAATAGTTCCCCCGTTTAAGGAAGACATTGTAATGTATCCTTATGTAAATCAAGTGAAGAACTATATTATTAACCATCAAAACAAAGAAGTAAAATGA